One genomic window of Deltaproteobacteria bacterium includes the following:
- a CDS encoding methyltransferase domain-containing protein, giving the protein MDLPHDSYPRDELEGVLQDLTLVNRYFGNGRAVLKHLAAMHAETADEGFTVLDVATGTADIPVTIAKWARQAGIRVGITAVDLDPVSIGIARQRCESFPEITLAVADGFALPFENQRFDYVLCSKTAHHFTEEKVLRMIKEFSRVARRGYIIVDLRRSWIAYILIFLLTRLFSRNRLSRSDGPLSVLKSFTPGELAALASRSGTSVFRVSKEPFWLMVLAGRVI; this is encoded by the coding sequence ATGGACCTTCCGCACGACTCCTACCCCCGTGATGAACTCGAGGGGGTCCTCCAAGACCTGACCCTGGTGAATCGCTACTTCGGTAATGGCCGCGCGGTTTTGAAACACCTCGCCGCCATGCACGCAGAAACCGCGGACGAAGGATTTACCGTGCTGGATGTGGCCACCGGTACGGCGGACATCCCGGTCACCATCGCGAAGTGGGCGAGGCAGGCGGGGATCCGCGTCGGCATCACGGCGGTCGACCTTGATCCGGTCAGTATCGGCATCGCCAGGCAGAGGTGCGAGTCCTTTCCGGAGATCACCCTCGCCGTGGCGGACGGGTTCGCCCTGCCATTCGAGAATCAACGGTTTGATTACGTGCTCTGCAGCAAAACGGCGCACCACTTCACCGAGGAAAAGGTGTTGCGGATGATCAAGGAGTTTTCACGGGTCGCGCGGCGGGGATATATCATCGTTGACTTACGGCGGAGCTGGATCGCCTATATTCTGATTTTCCTCCTGACCAGGCTCTTCAGCAGGAACCGCCTGAGCCGGAGCGACGGGCCGCTTTCCGTGCTGAAGTCTTTCACCCCCGGGGAACTTGCCGCGCTTGCCTCAAGGAGCGGGACTTCCGTTTTCAGGGTTTCCAAAGAACCTTTCTGGCTAATGGTCCTGGCGGGAAGGGTGATATGA